The following are from one region of the Gossypium hirsutum isolate 1008001.06 chromosome D03, Gossypium_hirsutum_v2.1, whole genome shotgun sequence genome:
- the LOC121215295 gene encoding cyclin-D5-1 isoform X2, protein MNRDLNTSFSSSNLLCQETQQEQEACFSETAKESHHYKSPCSDNEDDDEYIENLVQRETTTDDLFTTKTWLKSARFDAIQWIFNTRETFGFQVHTAYLSVTYFDRFIATRSIDEGKMWAIPLLSIACLSLAAKMEEPKVPFLSEFHTKDYQFENKVIQRMELMVLTTLGWKMSSATPFCYLHYFIRKFHGEFETKGLICKAIEFIIAIIKEMSLVDCRPSIIAAAAVLAALNGGLTRKAMEDKIGCISLWGSLQSEHIFSCYNMVVEIEMRKYVSDGGGGGDIKRKLTFNHSSDQNSLSKKICRP, encoded by the exons ATGAACAGAGACTTAAACACTTCGTTTTCCAGTTCTAATCTCTTATGCCAAGAAACCCAACAAGAGCAAGAAGCTTGTTTTTCTGAAACAGCAAAAGAATCCCATCATTACAAATCACCATGTTCAGACAATGAAGACGATGATGAATACATTGAGAACTTGGTTCAAAGAGAAACAACTACCGATGATCTATTCACCACTAAAACTTGGCTGAAATCTGCTCGTTTTGATGCTATTCAATGGATTTTCAAT ACAAGAGAAACCTTCGGATTCCAAGTTCATACAGCGTATTTATCTGTTACTTACTTTGATCGGTTCATTGCAACAAGATCCATTGat GAAGGGAAGATGTGGGCTATTCCATTGTTGTCAATTGCATGTTTATCATTAGCAGCCAAAATGGAAGAACCCAAAGTACCATTTTTATCAGAGTTTCATACAAAAGATTATCAATTCGAAAACAAAGTGATTCAAAGGATGGAATTAATGGTGCTCACCACATTGGGATGGAAGATGAGTTCTGCAACACCTTTCTGCTATTTGCATTACTTCATCAGAAAATTTCATGGTGAATTTGAGActaaaggactaatttgcaaagctATTGAATTTATTATAGCTATCATCAAag aAATGAGTTTGGTGGATTGTAGACCGTCGATTATTGCTGCAGCTGCAGTGTTAGCTGCTTTGAACGGTGGATTAACAAGGAAAGCAATGGAGGACAAGATTGGTTGCATTTCATTGTGGGGATCTTTACAAAGT GAACATATATTTTCATGCTATAATATGGTGGTGGAAATAGAGATGAGAAAAT ATGTCAGTGATGGAGGAGGTGGTGGTGACATTAAGAGGAAACTTACATTCAATCACTCCTCTGATCAAAATAGCCTGTCAAAGAAAATATGTCGGCCATAA
- the LOC107932567 gene encoding calcium-transporting ATPase 2, plasma membrane-type, translating to METFWNESFDLKPKHSSEEALEKWRKVVGFVKNPKRRFRFTANLSKRYEAAAMRRSNHEKLRIAVLVSKAALQFISGVKPSESDYVVPEEVKAAGFELCAEELGSIVEGQDVKKLKIHGGVDGIAEKLSTSTTDGLSSDSVLLNKRQEVYGINKFAEAEAKGFLVFVWEALQDMTLMILGVCALVSLIVGIAMEGWPKGAHDGLGIVASILLVVFVTATSDYRQSLQFKDLDKEKKKITIQVTRNACRQKMSIYDLLPGDIVHLNIGDQVPADGLFVSGFSVLIDGSSLTGESEPVMVNADNPFMLSGTKLQDGSCKMMVTSVGMRTQWGKLMATLSEGGDDETPLQVKLNGVATIIGKVGLFFAVVTFAVMVQGLFMSKLQEGTIWSWSGDEALKLLEFFAVAVTIVVVAVPEGLPLAVTLSLAFAMKKMMNDKALVRHLAACETMGSATNICSDKTGTLTTNHMTVVKSCICMDVREVGNNNKASLCSEIPESAVKLLLQSIFTNTGGEIVINKDGKREILGTPTETALLEFGLSLGGDSRAERLASKLVKVEPFNSTKKRMGVILELPEGGLRAHTKGASEIVLAGCDKVINSNGEVVPLDVESINHLNATINQFANEALRTLCLAYMELENDFSPDNAIPLSGYTCIGIVGIKDPVRPGVKESVAICRSAGITVRMVTGDNINTAKAIARECGILTDDGIAIEGPDFREKSQEEMLALIPKIQVMARSSPMDKHTLVRQLRSIDEVIAVTGDGTNDAPALHEADIGLAMGISGTEVAKESADVIILDDNFSTIVTVAKWGRSVYINIQKFVQFQLTVNIVALIVNFSSACLTGTAPLTAVQLLWVNMIMDTLGALALATEPPTDELMKRAPVGKKGNFISNVMWRNILGQSFYQFMVIWYLQVKGKGMFSLEGPDSDLTLNTIIFNSFVFCQVFNEISSRNMEEINVFKGILNNYVFVAVLGCTAVFQVIIIEFLGTFASTTPLTCLQWFVSVFIGFLGMPVAAALKTIPV from the exons ATGGAAACTTTTTGGAATGAAAGCTTTGATCTGAAGCCAAAACACTCGTCTGAGGAAGCGTTGGAAAAATGGAGGAAAGTTGTCGGTTTCGTCAAGAATCCGAAACGCCGGTTCCGATTCACCGCCAACCTGTCCAAACGCTACGAAGCCGCCGCTATGCGACGATCCAATCAT GAAAAGTTGAGAATTGCAGTACTGGTTTCTAAAGCTGCTCTTCAATTTATCTCAG gtGTAAAACCAAGTGAAAGTGATTATGTTGTTCCTGAAGAAGTCAAAGCTGCTGGTTTTGAACTTTGTGCTGAGGAGTTAGGATCCATTGTGGAAGGTCAGGATGTAAAGAAACTAAAGATTCATGGTGGAGTGGATGGTATAGCTGAAAAGCTCTCCACTTCGACCACCGATGGGCTAAGTTCCGATTCCGTTCTGTTGAATAAAAGACAAGAGGTGTATGGAATCAATAAGTTTGCTGAGGCTGAAGCTAAGGGATTCTTGGTATTTGTTTGGGAAGCTCTTCAAGATATGACTCTTATGATCCTTGGTGTGTGCGCTTTGGTGTCATTGATAGTTGGGATAGCAATGGAAGGATGGCCAAAGGGAGCTCATGATGGACTTGGGATTGTCGCAAGTATCTTGTTGGTCGTGTTTGTCACGGCGACTAGTGATTATCGCCAATCATTACAGTTCAAGGATTTGgacaaggagaaaaagaaaatcaccATTCAGGTAACAAGAAATGCATGTAGGCAGAAAATGTCTATATATGATTTGCTTCCTGGTGATATTGTACATCTCAATATTGGTGACCAAGTCCCTGCTGACGGTCTTTTTGTCTCGGGGTTTTCTGTGCTAATCGATGGGTCGAGTTTAACAGGGGAGAGTGAGCCGGTCATGGTGAATGCTGACAATCCTTTTATGCTATCCGGTACTAAGCTTCAAGATGGATCATGTAAGATGATGGTTACTTCTGTTGGGATGAGAACACAATGGGGTAAATTAATGGCAACACTTAGTGAAGGGGGAGATGATGAGACCCCATTGCAGGTGAAATTGAATGGAGTAGCAACCATTATTGGGAAGGTAGGCCTGTTTTTCGCTGTAGTGACGTTTGCTGTAATGGTACAAGGACTGTTTATGAGTAAACTGCAAGAAGGGACAATTTGGAGTTGGTCCGGCGATGAGGCGTTGAAACTGCTGGAGTTCTTTGCTGTTGCTGTTACAATTGTTGTTGTTGCAGTCCCTGAGGGTCTACCATTGGCGGTAACTCTGAGCCTTGCTTTtgccatgaagaagatgatgaatgataAAGCACTAGTTCGACACCTTGCAGCTTGTGAGACTATGGGGTCAGCAACAAATATTTGTAGCGACAAAACCGGGACATTAACCACTAATCACATGACAGTCgtgaaatcatgcatttgcatggATGTCAGGGAAGTAGGTAACAACAATAAAGCTTCTCTCTGCTCTGAGATCCCAGAATCTGCTGTGAAACTTCTGCTACAATCGATTTTTACCAACACTGGGGGTGAAATTGTTATTAACAAAGATGGAAAACGTGAGATATTGGGAACACCAACAGAGACTGCTTTGTTAGAGTTTGGCTTATCTCTAGGTGGAGATTCCCGAGCAGAACGGCTAGCGTCAAAACTTGTTAAGGTTGAGCCATTCAACTCGACAAAGAAACGAATGGGAGTCATCCTGGAACTTCCTGAAGGAGGGCTACGTGCACACACTAAAGGTGCTTCAGAGATAGTTTTGGCTGGATGTGATAAGGTGATTAATTCCAATGGGGAAGTTGTTCCCCTGGATGTAGAATCCATTAACCACCTCAACGCTACAATTAATCAGTTCGCTAACGAGGCTCTTCGAACCTTGTGTCTTGCATATATGGAGTTGGAAAATGATTTCTCCCCTGACAATGCCATTCCACTTTCTGGCTATACTTGTATAGGAATTGTGGGTATTAAAGATCCTGTTCGCCCTGGTGTCAAAGAATCTGTTGCAATTTGTCGTTCTGCTGGGATTACTGTACGAATGGTTACAGGAGACAACATAAACACTGCAAAGGCTATAGCCAGGGAATGTGGAATTCTTACAGATGATGGCATAGCCATTGAAGGTCCGGATTTCAGAGAGAAGAGTCAGGAGGAAATGCTTGCTTTAATTCCTAAGATTCAG GTGATGGCTCGTTCTTCTCCTATGGACAAGCATACTCTTGTAAGGCAATTGCGAAGTATCGATGAAGTCATTGCTGTGACCGGTGATGGAACAAACGATGCTCCTGCCCTGCATGAAGCAGATATTGGACTAGCAATGGGCATTTCTGGAACCGAG GTGGCCAAGGAGAGTGCCGATGTCATAATTCTAGATGACAATTTCTCAACAATTGTGACAGTAGCCAAATGGGGTCGTTCGGTATACATAAACATTCAAAAATTTGTACAGTTTCAACTGACAGTCAACATTGTCGCATTGATCGTTAACTTCTCCTCAGCATGTTTGACAG GGACTGCTCCTCTTACCGCCGTTCAGCTATTGTGGGTCAATATGATTATGGATACACTGGGAGCACTTGCGCTTGCAACTGAGCCTCCAACTGATGAACTAATGAAGCGTGCACCGGTTGGAAAGAAAGGAAACTTTATCAGTAATGTGATGTGGAGGAATATATTAGGACAATCCTTTTATCAGTTTATGGTTATATGGTACCTTCAGGTGAAAGGAAAAGGAATGTTCAGTCTCGAGGGTCCCGATTCCGACCTGACATTGAACACAATTATTTTCAACTCATTCGTCTTCTGTCAG GTTTTCAACGAGATCAGCTCACGTAACATGGAGGAAATCAACGTTTTCAAAGGCATATTAAATAACTACGTCTTTGTCGCCGTCCTTGGTTGCACTGCCGTGTTCCAAGTCATCATCATCGAATTCTTGGGCACTTTTGCTAGTACAACTCCTCTCACTTGCTTGCAATGGTTCGTAAGCGTGTTCATAGGATTCTTAGGCATGCCGGTCGCTGCTGCCTTGAAGACGATACCTGTATGA
- the LOC121215296 gene encoding 60S ribosomal protein L26-1: MKYNPRVSSSRRKSRKAHFTAPSSVRRVLMSAPLSTDLRSKYNVRSMPVRKDDEVQVVRGTYKGREGKVVQVYRRKWVIHIERITREKVNGSTVNVGINPSKVVITKLRLDKDRKSLLDRKAKGRAAADKDKGTKFSAEDIMQSVD; encoded by the coding sequence ATGAAGTACAACCCACGTGTCTCCTCCTCTCGCCGTAAGAGCCGCAAGGCCCATTTCACGGCACCTTCGTCCGTCCGCCGTGTTTTGATGAGCGCTCCACTCTCGACCGATCTGAGGTCCAAATACAACGTCCGGTCCATGCCTGTCCGCAAGGACGACGAGGTCCAAGTCGTTCGCGGTACCTACAAAGGCCGCGAAGGGAAAGTCGTGCAAGTGTACCGTCGCAAGTGGGTGATCCACATTGAGCGTATCACGCGGGAGAAAGTGAACGGATCGACCGTCAACGTCGGTATCAACCCATCGAAGGTTGTCATCACCAAGCTGAGACTCGACAAGGATCGGAAGTCATTGCTGGATCGTAAGGCTAAAGGACGCGCTGCCGCTGATAAGGATAAGGGTACTAAGTTTTCGGCTGAGGATATTATGCAGAGTGTCGATTAA
- the LOC121215295 gene encoding cyclin-D5-1 isoform X1, protein MNRDLNTSFSSSNLLCQETQQEQEACFSETAKESHHYKSPCSDNEDDDEYIENLVQRETTTDDLFTTKTWLKSARFDAIQWIFNTRETFGFQVHTAYLSVTYFDRFIATRSIDEGKMWAIPLLSIACLSLAAKMEEPKVPFLSEFHTKDYQFENKVIQRMELMVLTTLGWKMSSATPFCYLHYFIRKFHGEFETKGLICKAIEFIIAIIKEMSLVDCRPSIIAAAAVLAALNGGLTRKAMEDKIGCISLWGSLQSEHIFSCYNMVVEIEMRKCKTPKFAISPKYWSVDNVIGEVFCSDVSDGGGGGDIKRKLTFNHSSDQNSLSKKICRP, encoded by the exons ATGAACAGAGACTTAAACACTTCGTTTTCCAGTTCTAATCTCTTATGCCAAGAAACCCAACAAGAGCAAGAAGCTTGTTTTTCTGAAACAGCAAAAGAATCCCATCATTACAAATCACCATGTTCAGACAATGAAGACGATGATGAATACATTGAGAACTTGGTTCAAAGAGAAACAACTACCGATGATCTATTCACCACTAAAACTTGGCTGAAATCTGCTCGTTTTGATGCTATTCAATGGATTTTCAAT ACAAGAGAAACCTTCGGATTCCAAGTTCATACAGCGTATTTATCTGTTACTTACTTTGATCGGTTCATTGCAACAAGATCCATTGat GAAGGGAAGATGTGGGCTATTCCATTGTTGTCAATTGCATGTTTATCATTAGCAGCCAAAATGGAAGAACCCAAAGTACCATTTTTATCAGAGTTTCATACAAAAGATTATCAATTCGAAAACAAAGTGATTCAAAGGATGGAATTAATGGTGCTCACCACATTGGGATGGAAGATGAGTTCTGCAACACCTTTCTGCTATTTGCATTACTTCATCAGAAAATTTCATGGTGAATTTGAGActaaaggactaatttgcaaagctATTGAATTTATTATAGCTATCATCAAag aAATGAGTTTGGTGGATTGTAGACCGTCGATTATTGCTGCAGCTGCAGTGTTAGCTGCTTTGAACGGTGGATTAACAAGGAAAGCAATGGAGGACAAGATTGGTTGCATTTCATTGTGGGGATCTTTACAAAGT GAACATATATTTTCATGCTATAATATGGTGGTGGAAATAGAGATGAGAAAATGTAAGACCCCAAAGTTTGCAATTTCCCCAAAATATTGGTCAGTTGATAATGTAATTGGTGAAGTTTTTTGTTCAGATGTCAGTGATGGAGGAGGTGGTGGTGACATTAAGAGGAAACTTACATTCAATCACTCCTCTGATCAAAATAGCCTGTCAAAGAAAATATGTCGGCCATAA